The following are encoded together in the Oscillospiraceae bacterium genome:
- a CDS encoding nucleotidyltransferase family protein has product MSAFLTTTGYYTIIRILLQYFFIIYSINILNCGGKFINTAAIICEYNPFHNGHMLQIKKIRELFPDKAILCLMSGNFVQRAEVAVADKYTRAKCAAECGANLVLELPFPFSMMSAEGFAAAGISILNRIPGVDTLVFGAENDDSEHLMECAKILISPLFKEVLHSELEKNPSLSYPAVRQLAAELITGKSFDMMKKPNNILAIEYCKAIINSGSVIMPAVHARSGPDYYSLSPDEGISSATYIRHLLSSAELSGGDGKNCSDIISRFVPAETLPILDEAYKKGLFPTFADSLDKLILFTARTQTPDKLKEVYSCDSLEYLIIKNAHSCSTVKELIDETRSKRFTESRVRRAVLSVLLNISRRVVNETPSYTVVLAADITGRKILHSIKKAEGLHVFTKPAHALRSKDPNVSFQAVRAFNADSTYTLACKGSLVGDYFTKCGPFVK; this is encoded by the coding sequence AGCATCAATATTTTAAATTGCGGAGGTAAATTTATCAATACAGCTGCCATAATATGCGAATATAATCCATTCCACAACGGACACATGCTGCAGATCAAAAAGATAAGGGAGCTGTTTCCGGACAAAGCCATTTTATGCCTGATGAGCGGCAATTTCGTTCAGCGGGCCGAGGTAGCCGTGGCAGATAAATATACGCGCGCCAAATGCGCCGCCGAATGCGGAGCCAATCTTGTATTGGAGCTGCCTTTTCCGTTTTCAATGATGTCGGCCGAAGGCTTCGCCGCGGCAGGCATATCGATTTTAAACAGAATTCCGGGCGTTGACACTCTTGTGTTCGGAGCGGAAAACGATGATTCCGAGCATTTGATGGAATGTGCTAAAATTCTGATTTCACCATTATTTAAAGAAGTGCTACATAGTGAGCTTGAGAAAAACCCTTCTTTGTCATATCCGGCCGTTCGGCAGCTCGCCGCGGAACTGATAACAGGAAAAAGCTTTGATATGATGAAAAAGCCAAATAACATTCTTGCAATCGAATACTGCAAAGCGATCATTAACTCCGGCTCTGTCATAATGCCGGCAGTCCATGCAAGAAGCGGACCCGATTATTATTCTCTATCCCCTGATGAGGGTATATCATCGGCAACTTATATAAGGCACCTGCTTTCATCTGCGGAGCTTTCCGGCGGAGACGGGAAAAATTGTTCTGATATCATATCAAGATTCGTTCCGGCAGAGACACTTCCCATATTGGACGAGGCCTATAAAAAAGGTTTATTTCCGACCTTTGCCGACTCGCTTGACAAACTCATCTTATTCACGGCAAGAACTCAGACGCCGGATAAGCTGAAAGAAGTATATTCCTGCGATTCGCTGGAGTACCTTATTATTAAGAATGCGCATTCCTGTTCGACAGTTAAAGAACTGATCGATGAGACGCGTTCAAAAAGATTCACAGAGTCGCGTGTTCGCAGAGCTGTGTTGTCAGTATTGCTTAACATATCACGCCGCGTCGTCAATGAAACTCCGTCATACACCGTTGTTCTCGCCGCCGATATCACAGGCAGAAAAATTCTGCACTCCATTAAAAAGGCCGAAGGGCTTCATGTGTTTACCAAGCCGGCTCATGCGTTGAGATCAAAAGATCCGAATGTATCCTTTCAAGCCGTACGCGCGTTCAACGCTGATTCTACATATACGCTCGCCTGCAAAGGATCGCTGGTCGGCGATTACTTCACAAAATGCGGACCTTTCGTAAAATGA